CATTTTTGTCgtgggtaaaaatatataaaaagaaaactgctatactatttttgtattatgatttttttttattattcgtAGTTTTAATAGTAACGTAACTAATATAATTCGAACTCATGCTACATTTGGAACGATAAACACTCTGACTATCAAACCAACATACGAGAttcattagtttatatattttaatttagtacaaCTCCCTTCTCAAATCATGTCTTTGTAGCCATAGTTTCCAAACATTTCCCCctcaaaattcaaatagtttttaaccccaaaaataatttcaaacagGGTTATTTCTTCTAAGGTTCAAGCACTTGAAATTGGacctttatttcaaaattttgaaaagaaaacagaTTCCATGATTTTGAGGTGCTGGGGTAAGGCCATAGAACTCTATGAGAAAAGAAAGGGTAAAGCATGCATTGAAACGTGGGCAACCGACCCCCACACTGACATGAACCAACAAGCTGTAACTCTATCTTGATTTTCCATTACATTTCCCCTTTGTTTGATGGTTCAAGGATTTATCCTAATGCCACTATAGAAAGAATGAGTTAATTTACAATATatgattgttattaaatatatatatatatatatatatatatatatattaacttgaGTTAATATACAACACatctttaaactaatttaaatattaaatcattttaattgaatttttaaagtaccgaaattttatcaatcaaatttttttattaatctagTATCAACTTAAATCTAACGGGaagcatattttattaattaggtcttTGTAATATTAGATTGATTGGAAGCAGGATGACTAAATTCATGGATAGGTGTTAAAGGTCTTGCAAATAAGAACTGAACTATGGGGTGACGGAGTCTATACTCCAAAATGCTCTCAATACTGAAGTCGGTGAAGAGCTCTTGGCGGTGTAGGAGGTAAGAGGAAATTTTAACATAGCAATGATAAAATGAGGAAGATGATCGAGAAAGAAATAGAACTTGGCTTTGGGATTGCTTTAGGAGTTATCTTTTGTCTATAGATGGAAGGGGATTGATTGATCCTATTGCCTTTAGCCAGCAAGATTGTATCGCCTTGTAGTTTGTGTGCCAGTACTTAGGCAAACGCACATGTTTGGGGTTGCAATGAAACTTCAAGCTCTCGTATTTTAGGTTAACTTACTGCTAACTATCATTTGCTTGCGTTTTAAGTTCTATAGACTACGTGATCTTTGCTCGTTTGGTCAAGTTATATAAttcgagataacaaaataataagaaatttactatattattcttgtattatgatttatatatatatataatttatgataattccttttgtgataaaaaaaataaattacatcaAAGTAAATTGATCGAAAATTTcactgattttattttgttgaagtAAATCCGAGATCTCGATTGGTGCTACATCAAGAACCTGCAACCTTGACCTCCATGTTAAGCTTAATTTGACTAGAAAATTAGCTACTAGATTATATTCTCTAAGGACAAATCTTATCGTCCTTTAGTTCTTATAATTTGTTTAATCATGATTCCTGAATCAGCCATCTCATTGTTGCATAAAATTCCAACCACTTCCAAGATATCTGTATTTATAATAGCCTTTTTGATACTTTTGTTGAGTAGAATCGTAAAGCCATCTAAAATGACTTATAATTAAACCTCAAAAGCTGTGCATCTTTTCAAATAAGTACTGAACCTCAAAATTCAATTCCTATACTGGTCTCGCAAAACACCACCTGCCAAGCATTCCCACTATCTCTAGCTATTGCACCATCAGTACAGTTCCAAACATTTTTTGACCTAAAATTCTAACAATGTTGACCCCTGCAACAATTTCAAACAAGTCTCATTTCTTCAAAGGATTAAGCACTTGAAACTGGGCCTCTATCAATCTTCACATTGGGTCAGACCCCTATATATATCGTAatctaatttgttaaattatttcataatttagaaaggaaataaaaatagaagattCCATGATTTTCAGACGGCAGGAAAGGCCATAGCCCTATGAGAATAGAGAAGCTAAAGCATTGAAACGTGGCCAACCGACCCCCACCTTGACATGAACCCAAGACCTTCTCCATCTCCCATTTCGTGAACccaaaaacaataattactaatgctattattatatttgctttggaatataaaatttaattatttggttaataaaaggtaacatatattttactaaattattctcataaatttacttttatttttattctttattaaaCAATCATTTAACCttatactaatttattttactaataaattaatgtgTTTCTCTTATAAATTGTGTatctttttttaagaaataaattgaaattgaagaaaaacgACAAGTAgataaaagtttttttatgggtaaactactaaaatagtcacttttgtttctctcaagttacattttagtcacttatgtttgaaatgttacgttttagtcacttacattatcatgttgtaacattttagtcacggggtgttaattgtcgttaacgcTGTAACgataagctgacgtggcacgttaaatcatcattttaaacaaaaattttaggttaaattatacaattggttcgtatattttttcgttttgagaaaaaaattcttttacgttaaaagagatggagaagggaggaaaataggggaagaagcagaagagaatggaaaataaagaaaaaagaaagaaagttaaaagaacataaataaataaattgctcaaaatgaaaaaaatatgaggaccaattgtataatttaacctaaaatttttgtttgaaatgataatttaatatgtcacgtcagcttaccgttacaccgttaactacaattaacggctcaatgactaaaatgttacaacatgttaacataagtgaccaaaacgtaacatttcaaacataagtgactaaaatataacctgagggaaacaaaagtgactattttggtagtttaccctttctaattcatataattttttagggtaaactacaaaatagTAACTTTTATTTgcctcaaattacattttagtcacttatatttgaaatattacgttttagtcacttacgttattgttttGTAATGAAGTGTTCACTTTACCGTTAAACTCCGTTACCTTCCTAATGGtagtcctacgtggcagtccaaatgggttttaaatgtcaacttggatgtccagttgttgggatgaaaataagtttttaattaaataaatttaatttgaactgccatgtaggacatccaagttggcatttaaaacccatttggattgCCACGTATGACCGTCGCCAGGGAGGTAACAgagcttaacggtagagtgatcacttcgtaacaaaatgataacgtaagtgactaaaacgtaacatttcaaacataagtgactaaaatgtaatctgaaacaaacaaaagtgactatttttatagtttaccattttttatttatcaaaatggcAGGAAAaatacatgttattattataatttaaatttaaccaaGTTATAAACAAGTGGTaacattattataaataaaacattttgaaacaaaatgaaatagataaaatataatataacaaattaaatactaatttttcttattttatgataataattataataataaatatagtttaaatgttacttgaaaatatatataaaaataaattttaattaattagttattattattttgttccattttaagtaaaataaatcaaactcatttaaaataatgtaaaaaaactcattaaaaattataataaagtaaatggaaaatatattgaaattacgCTTATATTATTGAGAAtgtaatctaaataaaaaatgttattttgaaaacttacaTTAATCCTGAAAATGTAAGATTACTTAAACCCAACAGTAGCATAAACTAATACTGATGGCAATTCCATTTACTCTTTGTTTGATGGTTCTCCTAAGGCCTGTAGAAAGAAAGAGGTAATCTTTTAACATTATCATCCAAAACTTAGGATTCCATTAACATGATTGAGAAGAACAATGATGATATAATTTAGGGTGTTTAGATAATCCAGGGACATTACCCTcccatctttctttctcttgaAAAGATTCATCAAGTACATACATCCATATCTTTATTTTACCCCTGTCCAAATTTCTGAAATATGCAGTTCAATTTAAACATCAGATCCGACATACTTTTGCTTCTCTTTTTTAAAAGGCTGACACTTATGAACCTGGCAACCAGAGATGGAGCTTTGTCACTGGATGCCAACATAGATTGCTACCCTTATGCAATAACTTTTTGGCCCCCCAACTCTGCTAGTTTCACCAACTTCTTCATTTTTTCCTAGCAAGAAAATGACCCATCATAGCCTATGTAAAACATCATACTCTATAGTTTAATTTGTCATTAGACAAAATAAATGTTGATTCATGAGATTAGTGGAAATGTTTACAAGAAGGATAGCATGTTGAAAAGAAGAAAGCAAATTAAAATGAGCTGTGGGGCCTTGGAAGGAGCAAATGAACTGGTTCTGCTGCCATTGTACCATGATGGCTTTTTACCTTTGAGATCATAAGGTTGGGGACAAGTTATATTGTCAACCTTGCCTTCGTTGCCCAAGCAAGTCCTGGTTTGAAGATACGTGGATATATTGCTGGCTAGATGGTAGCTTATGCATAGCCCATTGTTGCCTCTAACATCAAGCCTTTTGCCTAGTCTATTGATGAAATCCTGTGGTAGTAGTAGTTCCCCACTTAGCTTGTTATGACTCAGATTAAGCTGGTCTAGATTTGGAAGTGACCCCAAATTTGAAGGGATTGTGCCTGTGAGGGTGTTGTTGTCTAGAGACAAGGCAGAGAGGTTCTTCAATGATGACAAGGAGTTTGGTATTGGACCTATTAACCCACATCCTGAGAAGCTGATTGATGTAAGGCTCTTGAGGGACCCCATAAATAAAGGAATCAGTGAATTTATGGGATTGTAATCAAATATTAAGTACTGTACCTGGTCCAAACCTGAGAGTGTTTCAGGGACTGGACCATTGATGAAGTTATGGCTCAAATCAAGCAATACCAACCTGTTTAGCTTCCCTAGCTCTGGTGGTACCTTCCCATGAATCCTGTTTGAGCACAAATCAACTTTTTGAAGATGTTGAAGCTGACCCAAAGCAAATGGCAACACCCCTGTAAGATCATTGGAGCTTAACTCCAAAATGGCTAAAGTTTTTAGCCCTTCAATCTCTTGAGGGATTTCACCACTTAGATTGTTGTAACTTAGGTCCAGTTGCTCCAAGTTGACTAGCCAACCAAGCTCACCAGGGATGTTTCCTTGTAGATTGTTCTGTGACAGGCTCAGTACCCTTAGCCTAGTCAGATTCCCCAAGCTTGGGGGAACATTTCCAGATAGAGATGGATTTGATTGAAGTGATAGGTGTTCCAAGGAAGACAATGCACCAAACAATGTAGGAGACAACATAACAGTTGAAGTTACAAAACAGTTGAAAATAGAGAGGGTTCTAAGGTAAGGTAGTTTAAGCAAGGAATCTGATATTTTAGCTGAAGGTTGACAAGGTGGGGTGGCAACATCAGGGCCAATATGAATAGCTGTAACATGAAAGATTGGAGGGTCTTGGCCAATCTCACATTCAATCCCAGGCCATGGAGTGTTGGTGCATGGCTCGGGGTGCACTTCAGCCCAACCAGGTTCATCTAGAAGTGAACCTATAACATCAAAAAGCCCCAAAAGCTCACCTTCTTCCATCACAATATCACTCTCATCCAAATTCCTCTGCATTGTAATCGCCATACAAGATAAAACAAGGAACCCAGCAAGGAAAATAGGAAGAGAAGCCATGAGAGAACACAAGAAACAAAGACCCGCACACAAATATAAAGCATTCAGAGAGATTGCAGACTACTACAACAACAACCAGTTGttgaacaaaaatatttgatgagCAAAAAAGAAGGAAACTAAAGGAATATCTACCAGTTTATTGCTTAAACCCCTTCGTGTCAGTGACTGAGAAAAAAAAGGCTGCTAGCTGTTGGTATTCCAGAAATGGGAAGTGAGTGAGATAAGGacggtgttgtttttttatttgcatgagAGAAGAAAGACAGTCACTATAAGAGAAACAAATTGTCAGGGgagtcaatatatatatatatatatcaaacaaaagaaaacaaaagaaaaatggatttaaaaaaaagaagaaaaaggatgtAGTTTAGGCATGATTTGACATGGCTTTTCCTCAGTATCAACACTGAAGCCGACCCAACAAGCATTGCTTTTGCAGAGCTACAGTTGCCTCTCTCAGATTCTCTCGCTGTCGACGCTATAATCTCTACGTCTTTGTTTTTTTACCCTGTTGGTTTGGCTGCACGCCACCCTACGTGTTTTTTTCTTACCTTTATATAGATGGAATTACGGAGGTTACATCTATTTAAAGATTCTTTTCCGGTGAACTCAATTTAAGCTTTGATATTTGGTGTTAGAAAAgtaatacataattaaaaaattggatGACTTATTACCCTTTCAACAgcttaaaatttctttttaagtaaaataaagcAATCACATATAtcattagggactaaaatttaagtaaatacAAATCGCACGACCTTAAgtgattgttttattttaaatttgcttAAGTTAATCTAACTCTTGATAGATGAAAATTCTTACGAAAATTCtataaaacactaaaatataaCGGAAGCAACTCAAAGCAAAAGAGCaacgaaaaaaattaagaaGTCATGAGAAATTAATGCACACAATATGTTTGAGTaaatgttttcaaatatattcttttaactcaAGAATAAGTGAAGTACAATACAATGAttacaaataatatgaaatccTCTATTTACAGTTGAGCTCCCCAAATTCAATAGTACAGATTGAATTACATCAGCGGCTGAAATTAGTGTTTATCTACAACATGAGAGTCTTAAGATATTTAAACTCTATGCGTCTTTATCCTTTAGAATTTACAATACTTACCTTGGTAACTCTAGTTATACTGTATTGTTTCACTTGACCATCAATGTTTCAAGTTGATGAGCTTCTTCATATGTTTCACGAATTGGGTTAGTTTAAGTAGGTTAAATTAGACACCAGTTGACCTCCATGAGACGCTTTATATGCATTCATCACAAGTTTTGATTCGCATCTCGTGACAAATGTGGGCCCcatgattatatattaaaaaaagatttaattgCTCAAAAATGtcgaaaatatttcaaatttacaaGATTAGGCCAATTTAGGGAAAACGTTTCCAACTAGAAGTGTTATAAGATGAAATATAGAAAAACGCTTCGTAATCATTCCAAAAAAAACAACCTAATCttgtaaatttcaaatatttttggtATCTTTGAGTAATTAagtctaaaaaaaattctcttacccatttgtcaaaagaaaaagaaattgtcctaccaaattaaataacaaacattattttcatttattaacatgtcaaattacaaatgaattattatatacaTAAGAAGAATATACTAGTAGCAAAAacttgtcaattttgattcaaacttTCAAGTTTGACTTGATCAACCAGATTTTTCAAGTTTGACTTGATCAACCAAATTTTAACATGCGAAATCATCAAATTGAACCCATCTGACTTGAACTCGAAATAATCAAAACAACTACAATCTCCATTCCAATCATCCTCAAAATTTTCGTGAATTAtagtatcaaaattttcattcccATCATCCTCAAAAGATCAAGTCATCTTGGTCCTATCCTGTCCTCTTTGCTCAAAATCAATTATTGGAACTACAATGTCCTCCTTCTCAGTTTCTGTAAAAAATGTGTAGGAAAGTACTCCAATACTCCTCGTTGGGCTTTTTCCATCTGTCCCGGGACTTTGAGAAAACACAATAACATCTGTGCCAAATCTCATAGTACTTGTCTTGAAACCATTTCTGCATTGACCAACGgtattttccattttactttttgaaGAATATCCAAGACGCATGTATTGCCTTATCTTATCTAGACTCATCCCTTCTTCATTATCTTCAACTAGCAACATCTTGTtgtcatcttttttattttgcaacATATCTATGCTAACATATGTAACTCCATTGCAAGTCTCATCCAGTGCATTGTCCAAAAGCTTAGCAAAGGCTCTAAGAGCCCAGCAGTTTCCCTCAAAGATAAAGGTGCTATCTTTGGAACTTGTACAAACAAAGGTTACGGCCTGTCCTCCGGCGGAAGCGGAGCCAGAAATATTGAAGGAAGTGCAAAATAAGAATTCTTGATTTTCGGTTTCTTAGTTGAATTGGTTGGAGAAACCATCATTTAATGGAGGTAAAAATTATTTCCTTACTTTCATTTATGATTATTCCCAGAAAATATGGATTTCCTTATTACAGGAGAAATCAGAAGCATTTAGTGTATTTACTAGCTTCAATGCACTTGTTGAGAATGAAACTTGGAAAACCATTCAAGCTATTTGCACTGACCTTGGTGGAGAATATTgctctaaggaatttggagcATTTTGTGAGAGTCATGGCATTCGGAAAGAGTTTACCACTGCATATACCCCTCAACAAAATAGCGTATcgaagaggaaaaataaaaccatacttAATATGGTGAGAAGAATGCTTGCTGGTAGAAAGGTCCAAAACGATTTTGGCTAGAAGCAGTAAGTTGGAACATCCATGTCTTAAACAGAAGCCCACTTTTGTTGTTCAAAACGTGACACCTGAAGAAGCTTGGAGTGGAAGGAGACTAGTTGTAAATCacttcagaatttttggttgcGTTGCTTAAGCACATGTTCTAGGTGCAAAGTGAAAAAAGCTTAATGACAATAGAGAGAAGAGTGTCTTTCTAGGTGTAAGTGAAACATCTAAAGCATATAAACTGTTTAATCCTTTAACGGAGAAAATTGTGATTAGTAAGGATGTAAATTTTTATGAGGAGAACACTTGGAATAGGGATAACTAGTAACCTTCTCAAACCTTTGTTGACActgaaattgaatatgaaagGCAACAACCTTTAGATCAGTAAACTCAAGCAGCAATTGAGCTTGAGAGTTCACCAAATAAAGGTCCAACAGCCATCGAAACAGAAGTAGCTGATCCTTGTCCTAATCATATTCGATGAAGATTAGCTTGGATGGGAGATTTTGAGGTAACTGACATTGGTTAGAATAAAGATCTAGTCATCCACTTTTCCTTATTTGCGGATTGTGATCCAACAACTTTTGAACGTACTGTAAATGAGTCAAAATGACGAAAGGAAATGGATGAATAAATTGCATCTATAGAGATGAATGATACATGGGAGTTGACTAAGCTTCTGGAAGGGTACAGGACAATTGGTGTCAAGTGAATGTACAAGACAAAGTtgaaagagaatggaaaagtTGACAAGTATAAGGCGCGCTTCGTGGCCAAAGGTTATAACTAGGAGTTTGGGGTGGATTACAAAGAAGTCTTTGCTTCTGTTGCAAGGCATGATTCAATTAGATTAGTGATTTCGCTTGCAGCCCAGTTGATCAATTGCGCACATGCGCAATAAAGCAACtaatttttgaaacatttttaaagTTCGATTTTACTGCAAGCATAtaggtcagttgtaatatttataaaagatcGAACCCAAAGATCAAACCCAAAGGAAAAGATGATTTAGCAATAACTAGCATACATAATAGAAGCTAAGTGGCtactaatatgattttatattacgGCGATTCATAAAAGATGAgtttgcaagaaaattaaatattctactttagggattaaattgtaagaaatgtAAACTAAAGGGACTATCTAGCAAATGACTAATAAAGGTTTGTTGACTTCGATGTGGTTCACCAAATCTTGGAATAAGGACATAAATCGCGTAAATTACCAAGTGACTCCATTTTATCTTCTGATCTCAATTTTATCGACTTAGACGAATTAGGTCTGATTTATCTTCCAATCTCGCCAGTTAATCCAGGACTAACGAGATTACCGATCTcactttatcttaatattttctCAGGGACGTTACTACCTAAGTTCTTAgttctattcaaattagtccaattcgttatgatttagtcttttgtccaaatattttagtttatccACATCTCTATCAACCAACCTCCTTAAAGATTTAGCTACACATGTTCAAAGTCAAGAAAACAAACATAACCATAGAAAACAAAGCAGctataaaagtaaaacttaagaaaaaatgtaaaagttaagattttaatgcaagaaaacttaaatatcatgaaaccaaaagcatttaacaaataaatctaaagcaagaaacataaaagg
This genomic window from Gossypium raimondii isolate GPD5lz chromosome 10, ASM2569854v1, whole genome shotgun sequence contains:
- the LOC105774916 gene encoding receptor like protein 29 isoform X1 translates to MASLPIFLAGFLVLSCMAITMQRNLDESDIVMEEGELLGLFDVIGSLLDEPGWAEVHPEPCTNTPWPGIECEIGQDPPIFHVTAIHIGPDVATPPCQPSAKISDSLLKLPYLRTLSIFNCFVTSTVMLSPTLFGALSSLEHLSLQSNPSLSGNVPPSLGNLTRLRVLSLSQNNLQGNIPGELGWLVNLEQLDLSYNNLSGEIPQEIEGLKTLAILELSSNDLTGVLPFALGQLQHLQKVDLCSNRIHGKVPPELGKLNRLVLLDLSHNFINGPVPETLSGLDQVQYLIFDYNPINSLIPLFMGSLKSLTSISFSGCGLIGPIPNSLSSLKNLSALSLDNNTLTGTIPSNLGSLPNLDQLNLSHNKLSGELLLPQDFINRLGKRLDVRGNNGLCISYHLASNISTYLQTRTCLGNEGKVDNITCPQPYDLKGKKPSWYNGSRTSSFAPSKAPQLILICFLLFNMLSFL
- the LOC105774916 gene encoding receptor like protein 29 isoform X2; its protein translation is MASLPIFLAGFLVLSCMAITMQRNLDESDIVMEEGELLGLFDVIGSLLDEPGWAEVHPEPCTNTPWPGIECEIGQDPPIFHVTAIHIGPDVATPPCQPSAKISDSLLKLPYLRTLSIFNCFVTSTVMLSPTLFGALSSLEHLSLQSNPSLSGNVPPSLGNLTRLRVLSLSQNNLQGNIPGELGWLVNLEQLDLSYNNLSGEIPQEIEGLKTLAILELSSNDLTGVLPFALGQLQHLQKVDLCSNRIHGKVPPELGKLNRLVLLDLSHNFINGPVPETLSGLDQVQYLIFDYNPINSLIPLFMGSLKSLTSISFSGCGLIGPIPNSLSSLKNLSALSLDNNTLTGTIPSNLGSLPNLDQLNLSHNKLSGELLLPQDFINRLGKRLDVRGNNGLCISYHLASNISTYLQTRTCLGNEGKVDNITCPQPYDLKGKNEEVGETSRVGGPKSYCIRVAIYVGIQ